The Acipenser ruthenus chromosome 45, fAciRut3.2 maternal haplotype, whole genome shotgun sequence sequence TACTCAATTTTCTGACAGCTTCTGAAAGCCGGCACCAGTTTGTTGAAGCCTGTCTCTGTGAAAGAGGACCCCAGTAGACTGAACTCCGGGAGATCTTGGCAGCAGCTGGAAACACAGAGCAGCACGGCGCAATCGAGATCGCTGAAGGTCCCGTACGAAAGCCTCCGACATATCTCCTCCGCGAACTCCGCCGTTATCAAACTCTTGTTCTGAGTTTCGTAGAGGAACCGAAGGGCGGTTAGAAGCTCCTTTTTCCTGTTGTCCCGCAGAGCCTGCTGGGCCATGTCTTTCAACCATTCCTGGACCGTCTCCGCCCTGCCCCTCCCAAACTTTCCCAGCGTCGCATCCACAGGTTTCCATACAGCGGGCTCGGAAATTCCTGCCAGGAAGAGCGTGAGGTTCTGGAAATGGACGTCGCTTTGGCTGTCCGTCTTCTTGAGGAACTCTTTGAGGTCCGTTGAGGTGTCGAGTAGCAGGTAACAGGCAGCCAAAAACTGCTGCAAGGGGGGGACAGCAAAGGCATAGCTCCTGCGCCCCTGCAGGCTCTCTCTCTGGAAAATCCCAGGGAGGAACCTCTCAGGAGACGTGAGGCCGAACGAGCGCAGGTCCTCGTCGTAAAACACAGAGAGCCCTTCGGACACCCCGTGGAAAGCCAGCTTTCCCACTTTCAGCAGGACGCCTCGCTTCTCTCTGGCTTTGCCTGGGGCCGGGAGCATGTTGCCCCAAATGAAGTTCACGAACATCTCACTCACGGTTTCCAGATCTCGCTCCTGCGCAGCTGAGCGGGACTTGAGCACGGCGACGAAGATGGAACAGAAAGAAGGGCTGAAGCACAGGGAGTACAGGCCGTCTTTCTGCTCCACGTAATGGAAAGCTTCGTCGGCGACCCGACCGCCATTGAATAACTTCCCAAAGAAACTCTTCCTCTGCTCCGGGGCGAATCCGTAAATCTCGGCATAGAGATCGACTTTGCCAGCTTCCAGTAGTTCGGACAGGGATGACGAGGTCGTCCGGCTTGTGATGAGCACTGAGCAGCCATTCAGTAAAGCCCGGGCCAGGAGGCTGGCGACAAGCCTGGGAACAGGAGCTGCTTCCTCCACGCTGGAACAGAGCTGCTCCCTCGGGAAATCCAGGCTGTGCTTGTACTGGTCCAAGCCGTCGAAAACGAACAGGAGGGATTCCGATCTCTGCAGGATTTCTCCCAAGTCCTTCCCCTTGAGGTGTTTGTGCTGCCAGGCGATGAGACTGACAAGAGATACCGCCTCCTTCTGGAGGGTGTTTAGCTCCCGGAATTTAAACAGGAACACGAACGCAAACTTCTCAAGCCTCTTGCCGTTGACCCAGTCGAACGCCAGCTTCTGCACCTCGGTGGTTTTTCCGATCCCTTCCACTCCGCCCAGCGCTATGATGTTGGGGGCTTTATCGGTCCCCCTGTCCCTCTCGAATAGTTGTCCAGTGCTGATCAGCCCAGTCCCCAGTTCCGCGAGACGTCTCCCAGTCTCCAGGAACTCGGTCCTGTCTGGGGCCAGCTGAACAGCGATCACCGGCTCCACGTACTGGTTCCTCAAAACTGCTTGTTCAGGGCTGCTGGGAAGAGACTGGTCACCCGCAGACACAGGACTCTGAGGAAACAGGGCCGCTTTGTGTGCTTTCTGCAGATCTGTGAACGAAATGAAAGACCATAATGACATTATATGACAAGGCttgcttgaaactcacactagccctgctgctgcacccagtcctgggtttcagaccTCCTCTTGTTCAGGTATAGGTAGGTgtcaggagtttgaacaatcaggcccctgctAAATCCGAACTGATCCCGCTGACCACAGCATGAAGAAGTCTCACCTGAGTCTGTGTAAGTTTACCAATAGGAGCTGTGCATGCAGCTATACTGTAAGTGAGGAACAATATTTTTgacatcaaactcctggctcctgatcatttactCGAAGGTAGCTGTAAAACCCAGGACTAAGGGGCAGGGCTGGCGTGTGTTTCAAGCATGACATCTGTTAACTTTATGTATTTTCTAATCACTCTACAAACGGCAGGAGTcactgctgtttttaaaaggCCTCCAGCACAGTCACACCGCCTTTCCATTCTGTGAGGAATATTATTTCTCTAAGTCTCATCTGTTTCTGATGTGTTAACCAGTAACACAGTGGATCTTACCGCATGGAGCAGCGGCCTTTTCCCGTCTGATGCGTTTCGCTGGTTTCTGGGTGCCAGTGGACATTGTTGCTCAGTAGAGGCtctctgtgaaaataaaacacacagggacattagaatatatatatatatatatatatatatatatatatatatatatatatatatatatatatatatatatatatatatagtttgatccattcctagttttactgtGAATTTATtcgcacacctgagcttgttacctatacactggggctaatcaagcacgtattaaaacctggaatgggtgaaactgctatgcaataggagtcttatttaataaataacacatattaaTAAGGAAAACATAGATGACAGACATATGGGGATTAAACATCTGATTTGCTTGTAACTAATTTTGCAGCTTTGTAGCCCTGCACCACAATAGGAAATGCAATTACAGGTGCACTGCATTTAACCCCAGGTTGATCAGACTCTTTTCATACAGTAGCCTGCACTGAACAGCAGTGGTATAAGAGAATGATTAACGAGTGGTTACGGCTTCCTCCAATCAAGTGCAAgtattgtgttttaaaactgcagcttgcCTTGCAGGGGGCGGTACAGTTGCAGTGTCATCATGGCATTGCATTAAGCAACATTTCTTTGGAATTTCCTGTCCGTTTACTGTTACATGATTGCACAGTTTCCTGGCAATGTGAATCAGTTTCAGATACCGCAAGCAAAAGCAATCGTTGTGACAGATGTGTCAGGCGTGGCTTTAGAAAGTGTTCCAACAGGAAAAGTGCAGCAAACTACGGtaaatagcaaagtgtaatacagcacagtgaatgcatggtaacgcataggcaagcactgtaaagcacagagatatggtaaagtatgtgtgtgtgtatatatatatatatatatatatatatatatatatatatatatatatatatatatatatatatatataaaaataaataaacaaggtaAATGCacggtataaccatgggaaaagctacAGGAACACGGTGTCGATGTAcggtggtaaacttgtataagttGTTGTAAGATATTTAATGTGCTCTGACCGTTCCTGTCCAGTCAGGTCTGTTCAGCACAATGACCCTtaaaacagggagatgcagctttttaaCACGCACAGTAaattacagatttgtttttttatatatgcaTGAAAACCTATAAAACCGTCAACACCCCTCACACTTTCTTTTCGAGGAAAACCAGATCCAGCAGTGAGATACGAAACCAAACTACCATTATTGATACGGGTGTTTTAATATGGGTGGAATGTCATTTAGCTAGCAAACAAAAAGTCGTGCAAAATGTTACAAATCTTAAAACAGTGGAACACATAGCGAGTAAATAAATCCAGTCTGGTAAAGACAGACAGCCTGCATTACTGTAATGAGCCTTCATTCTCGGTGTTTATTACAACACAGTGTGCTGCACTACATCGGAACTAAGATTTGTTACGcgagaaacaaaataataataataataaaacttgttATTCACAGACTTGTGTAGTGTTGATTTGACTTTAATCTTGACGAAGATGAAGCCACGCTCTCCCGGTTTCGGTTGCCGGCTTGGCTTGGTCTCGGGAGGATACCGTACCTCAGTAAATGTTCGTTTTAAAGGAGAATCGATTTAGGTGTGGCGCTGCTGGAGCAGAAGTGTTCTCGAGTTCGTGCCAGGTTCACTCCTCCCGTCCAGGAACAACACGATATATCCCGGCATTTCACTGTGACGTTTCCAAACGCCCTTCCCAAAATAGTCTATTGCCATTtcaggttgtttttttaattgtggcatgAGCTATTAGACACACAACGCATACCTTTTTGTAAGGTTCACAGTGACTCGTTATAAAACCTGGACTGACTCCAACTGCTACGCAACTGTGTTGTTTAAGCACAGCAAAGAGTATCAACAcatcaataaataacaataaataaactaCAGTGACACGCCTTGCACATCAATAAATAAACTACAGGGCCGCAGCGCCTCACACGCAGGGTGCATTTTGCAGTCGAATTGTTTATGGCAGTTGATTTCGCTGCAGGgacagtagctgcacaaaacaaattcCTGCTATAATACCATTGGTGACGGCctataaaatacaaacactgcattCAGACACAAGGCTCTCTCCAGAAACAGTGAAGCCAGTGATAATTGGGATTTTAAAAGTAGACCGGAGCCTTTCTTGCTGTCGGGTCGTGTTTCCACACGGGGCGGATTGGTGAACAAGATGGCTGTGGCCACGGGCAACGTGACTGAAGAAGGAAAAACAGAGATCGATTCCGGCGACCCTGGAGCCGCTCTGTTTGGGAATTTTATCAATTATTACAGCTTCAATCCCCCGGAGAATCGACTCAGCCTCATCCCGGCTTCTCTGCTGCAGGAGCTGGGCTACAGCAGCGCCGCAGACCGCGCACCCTTCCTGCTGCTCGATGTTGGGTGCAATTCGGGAGTAAGTTGCAGGTTTCATGCACCtacttttgtttaacattttattaaacttttCTTAGTTGTTACAAAACACTGTCAGTTGAATAAGCGAACAAACACATCACTGTGAATACATCTTGTGTAGCCTGGCTTGAAACGCCCACGAGACTTGCTGCACCCCGGTGTTAAAGAACAGCCGTCATTTTAAATGATCAGGCGTTTGCATCgcggtttgatccactcctggttttgctatgactttaatacagggttagaaactaacactAGTGTAGTAGCTGTTGAAGCTTGCGAGTCCTGATGTAAATGTTCTAGTCCTGATGCGAAGTGCTTAAGTTGGAATCATAAACAGCAGTTTGGTGTCCCTAAAAATAggcaacattttattttcctaaaaaataatCGCCGTTTTAAATTTTAGGTTTTATTTAGGCTATTTATTGTTTAACAAAGGCGCATTAGTAAACGCTCCTACAGCTCGCTCAAACCAGGggaatgcagatatttcaaaaaaAAGCTGTGAgactttttatataaattgctTTCAATATGTTAAGGATCAGCTTCCGGTTTGTCAGAGACGCCAGTGGATGTTTATctttttaaacgctgcaatagcagttctgcttgtgaagcatcgGCACTATATTTGACCGAACAGGTGATTAATTTGCACTGTGCGGGACCTTGTTATCCccactggtgcttgagccccggagcgcTCACGGAATCTCTGCCTGTGCATCTATTATCAATGTTGTAGAGCCTGGTTTTCAGACAAACTGATTCTCGCTCACTAGTATACAAGACAAGTAATTTCGTAAAAACAGCGTGCTGCCGATAATGTAAACAAAACCAAACTAGAGACAGCGAGCCCCAAACTTTAAACGTGTTGCTGTTGTTTGTAGGAACTCGACTGTATTATGAATACATTGCCTTAAGCAACATGTTACGATAATAtacattatggtaattgtttatttattagttttaaaatgtttagtaaaacgtaaccctaaccctttgctaatgacatctaaAGTCTTTATGGTGGGAGATCGCAAcctggtataaatatattaacatttttgtaaaatgaatttacacttacttcaaagatgtgtttcagtaaattcaaacgcTCACCAAACTTGGCATCTCGCGCAGAGtgagaacacaaacgtaaaccGTCATGAAGTGAGGTTGGTATTGCAGGAGCGATGACGGGAGGGTTAAGTTCCTTTCCGAGTGACTCTTTTGTAAGCATTATGCATGCTTATTCACCGCTGCTACACcctgttagaaaattgacttccctgcattttttttACGCAAGACTGTGAACGTGAGAGAGCATGTGTACATtcgttttaagtactcgcccagaggactactgcGACTCAGACATCAGCTAGTCCTGGTTAGATTTAATTCGCCTCGGGAGAGcgggagtttctaaccctggtttaataagacatacttaagcttgttacctttacactGTGGCTATTCAGGATAGtagaaaaacctggaatgggttaaactgctgtgcaacaggagtcttctttccatccctggacTGAGAACACTGCTTCTTGCCTGTGATGTTTGTCTCTCAATATTTGCTTGCTTTTAGGATTTGAGCATTGCTCTGTACAGGCATCTGCTGGGTCTGGATGAAGACTCTTGTGAGCCCGGGGGAGGAGGAGCACTGGAGGGAAGGAAGCAGCTTCACCTGCTGGGCTGTGACCTGGACGAGACCCTGATCCAGAGAGCACAGGAGGGGAACCCCTTCCCTGAGACCGTCACCTTCCTCCCCCTGGACATCACGGACCGCGGGGCCCGCGAGGAGGTCCTGGGGTCCTACCTGGCTCGATACGGCCGCCCCTCCTTCGACCTGTGCGCCTGCCTGGCCGTGACCATGTGGGTCCACCTGAACCACGGGGACCAGGGGCTGCTGGAGCTGCTCTCCTCCCTGGCCGCTCTCTGCCACCACCTGCTGCTGGAGGCCCAGCCCTGGAGGTGCTACCGCGCGGCTGCACGCCGCCTGCGCAGGGCGGGCAGGACGGACTTCGAGCACTTCAAGCAGCTGCGGGTCCGGGGGGTCCCGGGGATCAGGGGCCACCTGGAGTCCCGCTGCGGGATGGAGCTGGTGCACAGCTTCGGACACACGGCCTGGGACAGGAGCCTGCTGCTGTTCCAGAGACGCTCCCCCGAGCAAGAGCGCTCGTCTAAGAAAGTAAAGAAATGAAACCCGTCAGcctgagcttgttccctgtaCGCTGGGGCTGACCCGTCCCGTAGTGAAACCTGCAGTGGTGGGACTGCTGTCCATCCCTCACCCGGACTTCATATTGTAGAACTGAATCTGTGATTTCAAATACATTCTGTACAATACAGAACATTCTGAAGGGGAAAATCAAAGAAGTCAAGCAGTCTCAGAGAGGCTTTCGGGGTTCAGACCCAGGCTAGACCACATGGGCACATCAGCAGAGGTGTAGGCAGTGGGCTTATTCTTCAAAAAGGGGTGCGGCTCTCAATATTTTGCACACGAAACCCTGTGATGTGGAGGGGATTATTGAAATGATGTGTCAAtggaatgtgcattttatttcagtttttactgcattttactTTTTGTTCCTGACACAggattttattttgaaagtttgCAACTTCAGTTTTCGAGCAGTTGACATGCTGTACAGTAAGGAAGGATCTTGGACTTTTTTTCAGATTTAGGTGCCGTTACAGTTTTGAACCACAAGGTGGCGGCGATGTTCCCTCAAATACTGTAAATTTAAAACTTTCTGTTTGAACACATTAGTTGAACTTAAGCGATAAATACagaattctgtgtgtgtgtgtgtataatgcaaTAAACAGAATTCACTATCCTCAGTAAATACAGAATTCTGTGTATGTATAATGTAATAAAGAGAATTCACTATCCTCAGTAAATACagaattctgtgtgtgtgtgtgtataatgcaaTAAAGAAAATTCACTATCCTCAGTAAATACagaattctgtgtgtgtgtgtataatgtaaTAAAGAGAATTCACTATCCTCAGTAAATACagaattctgtgtgtgtgtgtgtataatgtaaTAAAGAGAATTCACTATCCtcagtttatttgttttcattttacagaAGTGACCATTTTATATTACTGAAATGACATTTTTCTTTCTAAacgtttaatttgtttttatatacatgtaATAAACCCTAGAATCTATGTAATTGTTATTTGTGTTCGGGCACTTAGCTTCTTTATaaatgtaaacttaatttgtagaaaataaaaacatccccccccccccgttacaaAGAGCTGGCCTTCAAAGAAGCGCGTTCTCCTTCCTCCCTGCTTCTTGTAGCGCCGAGGCTGCATCTAATCTTATCTCAGAGTGTTTCTTATCTGGGAGTTTGGGTGTAAATAGTGTAGAGGAAGCCTGCCCGGCCAGCGGGACTTTATGAAAACACGCTGATATAAAAAACCCAACTCGTACTCGGACAGAGATCGTTTGCAATGAGAAACACAGCGCTTCTTTGCATTGCGTTTGAGTGAGTGCCTGCTTGGAAGTCACGTCGGCCTGCTGGGAGTGGCAATGACATTCCACGCTTTCACCACCAGAGGGCGCTGCGCTTTTACTCTTATCAGACTTTAATTTGTAATGAATTCAACCCGCGTATTTCAGGCTGTAGCGTGGAAACGTATCGTATGAAGAGCAGCGTGTTGGTAATGTGAAACCAGTTTGCTGGAGGGGACCCGTTTTAATGGTTGTGTTGTACGGTATTTAAttaacttcctgtgttacaggtaatacgACCCCCTCTTGACCCGACCTAGTTTCCTGTGCACAGCAGGGTCAGTTACAAAGGAAGTGAATGGATGTTGTAGCAGGAAACACTGGGGAAAGTACTGAAAACAGGAAGGTCAGAATATCCGGGACAAGGGTGTGTGTGCTGTCATGCTCTCCATGTAGATTTTAAACTCTTAGTTACCTTTAAAGGGAATGAAACATCATAGTTAAGTTCATGTGGTTTAACTTATTGATAGCACTTTTTCAGTTATCAAaccatggttattattattattattattattattattatttattttattttttttaattaaccctttcagtcctggctgGAACTTAGGGCCACATGTTAACATATGCTGTCGGAAATCACGTTGGAGCCTCATGGGACTGCTAAAGACAGAACTGTTTGTGGATAATATCATGACTATTTGATTGTTATCCCAGCCCTCGTATCTGGACAGCTGTGAAATCTGTGTTCCGAACCCATTGTGCTGTCACCCCCAGTAACCCTGTTGAAGGTTCTGCAGTACAATCTGTGTTCTGAACCCATTGTGCTGTCACTCCCAGTAACCCTGTTGAAGGTTCTGCAGTACAATCTGTGTTCCGAACCCATTGTGCTGTCACTCCCAGTAACCCTGTTGAAGGTTCTGCAGTACAATCTGTGTTCTGAACCCATTGTGCTGTCACTCCCAGTAACCCTGTTGAAGGTTCTGCAGTACAATCTGTGTTCTGAACCCATTGTGCTGTCACCCCCAGTAACCCTGTTGAAGGTTCCGTTGGCATTTCTTTTAGACTCATGAGAAAGTTTCCAGTATGTACAGGCAGTGTGTGGGCTGAAAGGGAGTCATCTTTCTTTCCCACAGAGCATGTGACAACGCACCTCCCTTGATTTGTGGTTATT is a genomic window containing:
- the LOC117401104 gene encoding NACHT, LRR and PYD domains-containing protein 12-like: MSTGTQKPAKRIRREKAAAPCDLQKAHKAALFPQSPVSAGDQSLPSSPEQAVLRNQYVEPVIAVQLAPDRTEFLETGRRLAELGTGLISTGQLFERDRGTDKAPNIIALGGVEGIGKTTEVQKLAFDWVNGKRLEKFAFVFLFKFRELNTLQKEAVSLVSLIAWQHKHLKGKDLGEILQRSESLLFVFDGLDQYKHSLDFPREQLCSSVEEAAPVPRLVASLLARALLNGCSVLITSRTTSSSLSELLEAGKVDLYAEIYGFAPEQRKSFFGKLFNGGRVADEAFHYVEQKDGLYSLCFSPSFCSIFVAVLKSRSAAQERDLETVSEMFVNFIWGNMLPAPGKAREKRGVLLKVGKLAFHGVSEGLSVFYDEDLRSFGLTSPERFLPGIFQRESLQGRRSYAFAVPPLQQFLAACYLLLDTSTDLKEFLKKTDSQSDVHFQNLTLFLAGISEPAVWKPVDATLGKFGRGRAETVQEWLKDMAQQALRDNRKKELLTALRFLYETQNKSLITAEFAEEICRRLSYGTFSDLDCAVLLCVSSCCQDLPEFSLLGSSFTETGFNKLVPAFRSCQKIDLRNCRLTPGSCEGLASTLSSQQSRLTALDLNSNPLEDSGIKLLCAGMKDPNCKIQNLLLRGCCFTAACCEDLAAALSTNHSSLMELDLSFNQLGDSGVKHLSAGLRDPNCKLEKLGLSSCELTARGCEDLASALRCSHTRLHTLCLRANELEDSGLKWLSAAMMDPNCKLQDLELFDCCLTTECCQGLASALQAKHSLLRRLELGINELGNAGARLLCTALEQPDCKVESLGLSHCELTSELCQDIASVLCSDHCRLRQLELAVNKLGDSGVKVLCAALRNPNCKLETLNLDLTSLTDTCVGDLSSALTASRTLSVLDLSNNGFTDASVPAFRQMIAASTLKEILLSEADFSEESLDVLLELDTPGRHISL
- the LOC117401106 gene encoding pre-miRNA 5'-monophosphate methyltransferase → MAVATGNVTEEGKTEIDSGDPGAALFGNFINYYSFNPPENRLSLIPASLLQELGYSSAADRAPFLLLDVGCNSGDLSIALYRHLLGLDEDSCEPGGGGALEGRKQLHLLGCDLDETLIQRAQEGNPFPETVTFLPLDITDRGAREEVLGSYLARYGRPSFDLCACLAVTMWVHLNHGDQGLLELLSSLAALCHHLLLEAQPWRCYRAAARRLRRAGRTDFEHFKQLRVRGVPGIRGHLESRCGMELVHSFGHTAWDRSLLLFQRRSPEQERSSKKVKK